In one Polaribacter sp. ALD11 genomic region, the following are encoded:
- a CDS encoding phage tail protein: MKLKIKFIALLFICLLSNTEGNAQDTPLIGEIKIFAGNFAPRGWAYCDGQLLSISQNQALFAILGTTYGGDGRTSFALPDLRGRVAIGPRNGPGLPSYKLGQRGGAPTNKLTILEMPSHNHLTSNSAAADQHAQLSTKTAVNETPQAGDVPAIANIPASLGVQNVKSFGPPAAGSVVNGQTLSGNADLTILNNGGSQAHNIMQPYLTINYIIALVGIFPSRN, encoded by the coding sequence ATGAAACTAAAAATTAAATTTATCGCTTTACTCTTTATCTGTCTACTATCAAACACAGAAGGTAACGCACAAGACACTCCTCTTATAGGGGAAATAAAAATATTTGCTGGGAATTTTGCTCCTAGAGGATGGGCCTATTGTGATGGTCAATTATTGTCTATTTCTCAAAACCAAGCCCTTTTTGCTATACTTGGAACTACTTACGGTGGTGATGGAAGAACATCTTTTGCGCTACCAGATTTACGTGGTAGAGTTGCTATAGGACCTAGAAATGGACCAGGCTTACCTAGTTATAAATTGGGACAAAGAGGAGGTGCCCCAACCAATAAATTAACAATTCTTGAAATGCCTTCTCATAATCATTTAACTAGTAATAGTGCAGCTGCAGACCAACACGCACAATTAAGTACTAAAACTGCTGTTAATGAAACTCCTCAAGCTGGAGATGTTCCAGCAATTGCAAATATACCAGCTAGCTTAGGTGTTCAAAATGTTAAATCTTTTGGTCCACCAGCAGCTGGTAGTGTTGTAAATGGGCAAACTTTAAGCGGAAATGCTGATTTAACTATTTTAAACAATGGAGGAAGCCAAGCACATAATATTATGCAACCATATTTAACAATAAATTACATTATTGCCTTAGTAGGTATTTTTCCTTCAAGAAACTAA
- a CDS encoding Ig-like domain-containing protein gives MQQLYNFLFFSSKSKKIRKNVFLSLFFISFCLTTNSQTFDLTPATTTDNTPTDVTETISGITMTIVTKNSGANNTAIANVPAFGTNQIAFHNSGSTNTEEMIISFSIPVNVNTIRVISAQTIHSRTWTFTPTGGTNTAVNETNTFASSTDVALGFIGVNSITITSNFSGGNQEQIVFDQLTLGSVNNAPIATAFPAPTVAEDDTNIALDDTVSITDAEAGDTQTATFTITGGILTLGTSGITFGGAGNGSASFTAEGSLTDINKALDAATFTPTAGLNGTLAGIIAFTTNDGTANSNNATVTFDITAVNDEPSFTVRTQEVVDEDAGPQTVTGFATALEDGDAEVTQTLLFNVSNNNNGLFSAQPAIDASGNLTYTTATNLFGTATVMVNIMDNGGTANVGDDDTSDNRTFTITVNQVNNTPVVITSISDDTGASTTDYITNDNKPTVNGTAEPGSIITLIINGTPTTTFGVTGTTNSMGVFAFRFPAVFGSLRNNATATISARAELNRITLSSPNQSVTVDTDDPAVPTVVQQTTNDTTPTITGTNALGTALPTGETMTVTVNGATYNVVPNASGNWSLDIGSDTPAAGSIGTFIGGVSFEVVATVTDLAGNTATDISNFEITIDTTDPTVPTVVAQTTNNVTPTITGTNALGTALPSSETMTVIVNGATYNVVPNGTGNWTVNVGTDTPAAGTLGTFVNGVSYEVVATVTDLAGNTATDATSFELTIDNTAGPTDPVVTTPASAITVGTTTQTISGTHTENGVTVNAYADANNDGTADNATSLGSATVIGNTWSFAVSLTAESNNNFVVAAEDTAGNTSNDVDVSTVTQTNTVTWIGVTNINWSEPSNWNTNTVPTSTSDVIIPAGTPFPVTTYTSVTVNTINISSGASLIANSTVNAKVTYTRNLPTTNWYLVATPFNNTTQDDLIANNTFASGTGSNIGVALYNNDGSNPWTYANAASTGPVVRGYGASVKLATPGNIAITGNINPFNVTVPITTGSRNNFNLLGNPYTSFINSFTLTNQNSSKLEEQTIWLWDGTQYTTRNAMTPLEIAPTQGFFVEAFNALPGGTMNLTYSSSNQSHQSDTFSKKEPAPSFELFIENDGDKKSTRVFYAENKTKGFDNGYDSKMFGGVTYDLAVYTQLLSDNDGRKLAIQTLPKSNYEDMVIPIGIIAKANETLTLSIESLNLPENINVFLEDRVNNKFINLTEKDYKITLEEDSKDVGQFYIHTTSSKSLSIENNLNLDNVSVYKTNNSNLRLTGLPLGNTNLTIYNILGKQVKQTSFNSNGVKDISLPQLSKGIYLVKLETENGKLNKKIILE, from the coding sequence ATGCAACAACTTTACAATTTTTTATTTTTTAGCAGTAAAAGCAAAAAAATTAGAAAGAATGTCTTTCTATCTCTATTTTTCATTTCTTTTTGTTTAACAACCAATTCACAAACCTTTGACCTTACACCTGCAACAACAACAGACAATACACCAACTGATGTAACAGAAACAATTTCTGGAATAACAATGACCATAGTTACTAAAAACAGTGGAGCTAACAATACTGCTATTGCAAATGTTCCAGCATTTGGTACAAATCAAATAGCTTTCCATAATAGCGGATCAACAAATACTGAAGAAATGATTATTTCTTTTAGCATACCTGTAAACGTAAATACCATTAGAGTTATTAGTGCTCAAACAATTCACTCAAGAACCTGGACATTTACACCAACAGGAGGCACAAATACCGCTGTTAATGAAACTAATACCTTTGCTTCTTCAACTGATGTTGCACTGGGTTTTATTGGAGTAAACTCGATTACAATTACTTCTAATTTTTCAGGAGGTAATCAAGAACAAATAGTTTTTGATCAATTAACTTTAGGATCAGTAAATAATGCTCCAATAGCAACTGCATTTCCTGCACCAACAGTAGCCGAAGATGATACAAATATCGCTTTAGATGACACTGTAAGTATTACAGACGCAGAAGCAGGAGATACACAAACAGCAACATTTACCATTACAGGAGGTATTTTAACTTTGGGTACTTCAGGTATCACCTTTGGAGGCGCAGGTAATGGATCTGCTAGTTTTACAGCAGAAGGTTCATTAACTGACATAAACAAGGCTTTAGATGCAGCAACGTTTACACCAACAGCGGGTTTGAATGGTACTTTAGCTGGAATAATAGCCTTTACAACAAATGATGGTACAGCTAATTCCAACAATGCAACAGTAACTTTTGACATTACTGCAGTAAATGACGAACCAAGTTTTACAGTAAGAACGCAAGAAGTGGTTGATGAAGATGCAGGCCCACAAACTGTAACAGGTTTTGCAACAGCTTTAGAAGATGGAGATGCAGAAGTAACACAAACACTTCTTTTTAATGTGTCTAATAATAATAATGGCTTATTTAGTGCACAACCAGCTATTGATGCATCAGGTAATTTAACCTATACTACAGCAACTAATCTTTTTGGTACTGCAACAGTTATGGTAAACATTATGGATAATGGTGGCACAGCGAATGTTGGTGACGATGACACTTCAGATAATAGAACATTTACTATTACAGTAAATCAAGTAAATAATACTCCTGTTGTTATTACAAGTATTTCTGATGATACAGGAGCAAGTACTACTGATTATATTACCAATGATAATAAACCAACTGTAAATGGTACAGCAGAACCAGGTAGTATAATTACTTTAATTATAAACGGTACTCCAACAACTACTTTTGGAGTAACAGGAACAACAAATTCAATGGGAGTTTTCGCTTTTCGTTTTCCTGCCGTTTTTGGTTCTTTGCGAAACAACGCTACAGCTACGATATCAGCGCGTGCTGAATTGAATCGTATAACTTTAAGCTCACCAAATCAATCTGTAACTGTTGATACAGATGATCCTGCAGTTCCAACAGTTGTTCAACAAACAACCAATGACACAACTCCTACTATTACAGGAACAAACGCTTTAGGCACTGCTTTACCTACAGGTGAAACCATGACAGTTACTGTAAATGGAGCAACATATAATGTAGTCCCAAATGCTAGTGGTAATTGGAGCCTAGATATAGGATCTGATACACCTGCTGCTGGTTCAATAGGTACTTTTATAGGTGGAGTTAGTTTTGAAGTAGTTGCTACCGTAACAGATCTAGCTGGAAATACCGCTACTGATATTAGTAATTTTGAAATAACTATAGATACTACAGATCCTACAGTTCCAACAGTTGTTGCACAAACGACAAATAATGTAACACCTACTATTACAGGAACAAACGCTTTAGGTACTGCTTTACCTAGTAGTGAAACGATGACTGTTATTGTAAATGGGGCAACATATAATGTAGTACCTAACGGAACTGGAAATTGGACTGTAAATGTAGGGACCGATACACCTGCCGCTGGTACATTAGGTACTTTTGTAAATGGAGTAAGTTATGAAGTAGTTGCTACTGTTACAGACTTAGCTGGTAACACAGCTACTGATGCAACGAGTTTTGAATTAACGATAGATAATACTGCCGGTCCAACAGACCCAGTAGTTACTACTCCTGCTAGTGCAATAACTGTAGGTACCACTACACAAACAATTTCGGGTACACATACTGAAAATGGAGTTACTGTAAACGCTTACGCAGATGCTAATAACGACGGAACTGCTGATAATGCAACTTCTTTAGGTTCTGCAACTGTAATAGGAAATACTTGGAGTTTTGCTGTGAGCTTAACCGCAGAAAGTAATAATAATTTTGTAGTAGCAGCAGAAGATACCGCTGGAAATACATCTAATGATGTAGATGTTTCTACAGTTACTCAAACCAATACAGTAACTTGGATAGGAGTAACAAATATTAATTGGTCTGAACCTTCTAACTGGAATACCAATACGGTTCCTACCAGTACATCTGATGTTATTATTCCTGCTGGAACACCGTTTCCTGTAACTACCTATACATCAGTTACTGTAAACACCATAAACATTAGTTCTGGCGCTTCTTTAATTGCAAATTCAACAGTAAATGCAAAGGTAACCTATACTAGAAATTTACCAACAACCAACTGGTACTTAGTAGCAACTCCTTTTAATAATACAACGCAAGATGATTTAATTGCCAACAATACCTTTGCTTCAGGAACAGGAAGTAATATAGGTGTGGCTTTATATAACAACGATGGAAGCAATCCTTGGACGTACGCAAACGCGGCCTCTACAGGCCCTGTAGTACGTGGGTATGGTGCCTCAGTAAAGTTAGCGACTCCTGGTAATATAGCTATTACTGGTAACATAAATCCTTTTAATGTAACTGTTCCTATTACAACTGGCTCAAGAAATAATTTTAACTTATTAGGAAATCCATATACTTCTTTTATCAATTCTTTTACACTTACGAATCAGAATTCATCGAAATTGGAAGAACAAACAATTTGGCTTTGGGATGGTACACAATACACAACTCGTAATGCCATGACTCCTTTAGAAATTGCACCTACACAAGGTTTCTTTGTAGAAGCATTTAATGCATTACCAGGAGGAACAATGAATCTTACATATTCTAGCTCTAATCAAAGTCATCAATCAGATACATTTTCGAAAAAAGAACCTGCACCATCTTTTGAACTATTTATTGAAAATGATGGAGATAAAAAATCTACAAGAGTATTTTATGCAGAAAATAAGACCAAAGGCTTTGACAATGGATATGATTCTAAAATGTTTGGTGGTGTAACATATGATTTAGCTGTATATACTCAATTATTAAGTGATAACGATGGTAGAAAACTAGCAATTCAAACACTACCTAAAAGTAATTATGAAGACATGGTAATACCTATAGGAATTATTGCTAAAGCGAACGAAACTTTAACACTTTCTATTGAAAGCTTAAATTTACCTGAAAATATAAATGTTTTCTTAGAAGATAGAGTAAATAATAAGTTTATTAATCTTACAGAAAAAGACTATAAAATAACTTTAGAAGAAGATAGTAAAGATGTAGGTCAATTTTACATACATACTACTTCTAGCAAATCTTTAAGTATAGAAAATAACTTAAACTTAGACAATGTTAGCGTATATAAAACTAACAATTCTAACTTAAGACTTACAGGTTTACCTTTAGGAAATACAAACTTAACTATTTATAATATCTTAGGGAAACAAGTAAAACAAACCTCTTTTAATTCTAATGGTGTTAAAGATATTTCTTTACCACAATTGTCTAAAGGTATTTACTTAGTAAAACTTGAAACAGAAAACGGCAAATTGAATAAGAAAATAATTTTAGAATAA
- a CDS encoding Ig-like domain-containing protein, with protein sequence MKKITHFLFLFILISNFSFAQTTEDFETETTGSRSFTNNGQVFNITSTSPGDLYNIELFNGAGWNGSGADNKFIDNKSQYIENDGTNFTIKTNNTNYFTVKELYLFCSRKTLSAHTGTLTIIGKKDGNTTPVFTITKTNGFADVKPNFTPSNGYTHINFVSEGGVDNSNKIIDELVFSGTGNLDYLGLDAFKWDAVVANTVPVIGGTSAGQTVNDNATLTPFSSITTSDADGDNLSATITLDDNAKGVLTGTSLTGSGPYVIASTSPLDLQAKLRALSFNPTDNRTSTSEITTFTVAVNDSADTTTDNTTTVISSAVAPIINGVSSFTSNGTYGTGNDIIISVIFSENVTVSGTPQLTLETGTIDRTINYNGTGSGSNTLFFTYTVQAGDESADLDYTAINSLTAGTSIQDAGGSNATLTLASPGAANSLGANTAIAIDGIAPGITSITRQSPTTSATNADALAWDVTFDSAVVNVSENDFSVNGTTASIASVTNPNGNVYRVTTSGGNLASLNATVTLVFASGQNITDASSNVLTNLTPTGTNNNTFVLDNTNPLISSITRQSPTTSPTNADALVWDVTFDSAVVNVSADDFSVNGTTASIASVTNPSGNVYRVTTSGGNLASLNATVTLAFASGQNITDIVGNVLTNLTSTGTNNNTFVVDNAGPTLTSSNPTDDSTGVVLNQNITLTFNENISKGTGYIFIRQTSDDRSFEVIDVTTAAVTVETNTVTINLSSDFDLNTGYYIQISNTAFKDALGNNYAGIALTDATSLNFTTQANQTNLFIPAFGVWSVLSNWSLGRLPISTDNVDVATKIIFLDKTNVTVNDLSISIGGVLYIVEGYSITINGNLNQNGELTILSNWGTNGSLILKGNHTGISNVNYKRDLSANWHLISAPISGINISSHSGKVNTSGNKYAIAPYVNNVVSASRWNYYTGATGIGTGANPLTTAGTYTAGKGYSIQKSTAGNLIFSGTLNTTDKTYPITDGGDNPAGNRWNLVGNPYTAPLSGSNTADATNNFLKVNIDAENLDPSRAGLYLWDGTNYVEKSVDDAAFYIAPGQGFFVHAPDAGGTYVSFTEDMQNHHSGDIFLKSGTSYPEIILQLTDGTKNSSTKIRYIENKTIGLDPGSDIGTFTGVSSNFNIFTHLPSNSNGVNFAIQALPNANYEDMVVPVGVIAKSQEVLTFSIEGLNLPENINVFLEDRVNNKFINLTEKDYKITLEEDSKDIGQFYIHTTYNKSLSVKDNLSLENVSVYKTNNSNLRLTGLPLGNTNLTIYNILGKQVKQTSFNSTGVKDISLPQLSKGIYLVKLETENGKLNKKIILE encoded by the coding sequence ATGAAAAAAATTACTCATTTTTTATTTTTATTTATTTTAATTAGCAACTTCTCGTTTGCTCAAACTACGGAAGATTTTGAGACTGAAACTACTGGCTCAAGATCTTTTACCAATAATGGCCAGGTATTTAATATAACTTCTACTTCTCCAGGAGATTTATATAATATAGAATTATTCAATGGTGCTGGTTGGAATGGTAGTGGTGCAGATAATAAATTTATAGACAATAAAAGTCAATATATTGAAAATGACGGAACTAACTTTACAATAAAAACTAATAATACAAATTATTTTACCGTAAAAGAATTATATCTTTTTTGTTCCAGAAAAACATTGAGTGCACATACTGGCACCTTAACAATAATTGGTAAAAAAGATGGTAATACCACTCCAGTTTTCACAATTACTAAAACTAATGGTTTTGCAGATGTAAAACCTAATTTTACTCCTAGTAATGGTTATACACATATTAATTTTGTTTCAGAAGGAGGTGTAGATAATTCTAACAAAATAATAGATGAATTAGTTTTTTCTGGAACTGGAAATTTAGATTATTTAGGTTTAGATGCTTTTAAATGGGATGCAGTTGTTGCGAACACAGTTCCAGTAATTGGTGGTACTTCTGCAGGACAAACAGTAAATGACAATGCTACTCTAACTCCCTTTTCTTCCATAACAACTTCAGATGCAGATGGAGATAACCTATCTGCAACTATAACTTTAGATGATAATGCAAAAGGTGTTTTAACTGGTACTAGTTTAACTGGTTCAGGACCTTATGTTATAGCAAGTACTTCTCCTTTAGATTTACAAGCTAAATTAAGAGCATTATCCTTTAACCCAACAGACAACAGAACAAGCACTTCAGAAATTACAACTTTTACAGTTGCTGTTAATGATAGTGCAGATACAACTACAGATAATACAACTACGGTTATATCAAGTGCAGTAGCACCTATTATAAATGGTGTAAGCTCTTTTACATCTAATGGAACGTACGGTACTGGTAATGATATAATAATTAGTGTTATATTCTCAGAAAACGTAACTGTTTCTGGTACACCTCAATTAACTTTAGAAACTGGTACAATAGATAGAACCATTAATTATAATGGAACTGGTAGTGGTAGTAATACCCTTTTCTTTACATATACTGTTCAAGCGGGAGATGAAAGTGCAGATTTAGATTATACGGCAATAAACTCATTAACTGCAGGAACTAGTATTCAGGATGCTGGTGGTAGTAATGCTACATTAACATTAGCTTCTCCAGGTGCTGCTAACTCTTTAGGTGCTAATACAGCTATCGCTATTGATGGTATTGCTCCTGGTATTACAAGTATTACTCGTCAAAGCCCAACAACTAGTGCAACAAATGCTGATGCTTTAGCTTGGGATGTAACTTTTGATAGCGCTGTAGTAAATGTAAGTGAAAATGATTTTTCAGTTAACGGAACAACTGCATCAATTGCATCGGTAACTAACCCAAATGGGAATGTATACAGAGTAACAACTTCTGGTGGAAATTTAGCAAGTTTAAATGCAACAGTTACCTTAGTTTTTGCAAGTGGACAAAATATTACTGATGCTTCTAGTAATGTATTAACTAATTTAACACCAACTGGTACAAACAATAATACGTTTGTATTAGATAATACTAATCCACTTATTAGCAGTATTACTCGTCAAAGCCCTACAACAAGCCCTACAAATGCAGATGCCTTAGTATGGGATGTAACTTTTGATAGCGCTGTAGTAAATGTAAGTGCAGATGATTTTTCAGTTAACGGAACAACCGCATCAATTGCATCGGTAACTAACCCAAGTGGGAATGTTTACAGAGTAACAACTTCTGGTGGAAATTTAGCAAGTTTAAACGCAACAGTTACCTTAGCTTTTGCAAGTGGACAAAATATTACTGATATAGTTGGTAATGTATTAACTAATTTAACATCAACAGGAACGAACAATAATACGTTTGTTGTAGATAATGCTGGCCCAACTTTAACTTCCTCTAACCCTACAGACGACTCAACAGGAGTAGTTCTTAACCAAAATATTACATTAACATTTAATGAAAATATTAGTAAGGGAACAGGATATATATTTATAAGACAGACATCAGATGATAGATCTTTTGAAGTTATAGATGTTACTACAGCTGCTGTTACTGTAGAGACTAATACTGTGACTATAAATCTTTCTTCTGATTTTGATTTAAATACAGGCTATTATATTCAAATAAGTAATACAGCTTTTAAAGATGCTCTTGGTAATAATTATGCAGGTATTGCTCTTACTGATGCTACTTCTTTAAATTTCACAACACAAGCAAATCAAACAAATTTATTTATCCCAGCATTTGGAGTGTGGTCAGTTCTTAGTAACTGGTCATTAGGAAGATTACCTATTAGCACAGATAATGTTGATGTAGCTACTAAAATTATTTTCTTAGATAAAACAAATGTTACTGTGAACGATTTAAGTATAAGTATAGGTGGAGTTTTGTATATAGTAGAAGGTTATTCTATAACAATCAACGGTAATTTGAACCAAAATGGAGAATTAACTATATTATCAAATTGGGGTACTAACGGTTCTTTAATACTTAAAGGAAATCATACAGGAATTAGTAATGTTAATTATAAGAGAGATTTAAGTGCAAACTGGCATTTAATTTCCGCTCCAATTTCAGGTATAAACATTAGTAGTCATTCTGGAAAGGTTAATACTAGTGGAAATAAATATGCAATTGCTCCTTATGTAAATAACGTTGTAAGTGCTTCTCGTTGGAACTACTACACAGGTGCAACAGGTATAGGAACAGGTGCAAACCCCCTAACTACTGCAGGAACATATACTGCAGGTAAAGGATATTCAATACAAAAAAGTACTGCAGGTAACTTAATTTTCTCAGGAACTTTAAATACTACTGATAAAACTTACCCTATTACTGATGGTGGAGATAACCCTGCAGGAAATAGATGGAACTTAGTAGGTAACCCATATACAGCACCTTTAAGTGGTAGTAATACTGCTGATGCAACGAATAACTTTTTGAAAGTAAATATTGATGCCGAAAACCTTGATCCTTCAAGAGCTGGTTTATATTTATGGGATGGAACAAATTATGTAGAAAAATCTGTAGATGATGCAGCCTTCTATATTGCTCCAGGACAAGGATTTTTTGTTCATGCTCCTGATGCAGGTGGTACTTATGTTAGTTTTACTGAAGACATGCAAAATCACCATTCTGGAGATATTTTTCTAAAAAGTGGTACAAGCTATCCAGAAATTATTTTACAACTTACTGATGGAACTAAAAACTCTTCAACAAAAATTAGATATATAGAAAACAAAACTATTGGTTTAGACCCTGGTTCTGATATAGGTACTTTTACAGGAGTAAGTTCTAATTTTAATATTTTTACACATTTACCAAGTAATAGTAATGGTGTAAATTTTGCCATACAAGCTTTACCAAACGCAAACTACGAAGACATGGTAGTACCTGTTGGAGTTATTGCTAAATCACAAGAAGTCTTAACATTTTCTATAGAAGGTTTAAATCTACCTGAAAATATAAATGTTTTCTTAGAAGATAGAGTAAATAATAAGTTTATTAATCTTACAGAAAAAGACTATAAAATAACTTTAGAAGAAGATAGTAAAGATATTGGTCAATTTTACATTCATACTACTTATAACAAGTCTTTAAGTGTTAAAGACAACTTAAGTTTAGAGAATGTTAGTGTATATAAAACTAATAACTCTAACTTAAGACTTACAGGTTTACCTTTAGGAAATACAAACTTAACTATTTATAATATCTTAGGGAAACAAGTAAAACAAACCTCTTTTAATTCTACTGGTGTTAAAGATATTTCTTTACCACAATTGTCTAAAGGTATTTACTTAGTAAAACTTGAAACAGAAAACGGGAAATTAAACAAAAAAATAATTTTAGAATAA